The stretch of DNA CGCTCGATCGCTCCGCGTCGGTCCTCGCTCCGGTCGCGGCGTCGATAGACGACCCCGAGGTGGGCGAACCTGGGACCACCGTCTGGGAGGCCTTCTCGACCGCCGACAGCGGAGGCGGAGCCCCGGCGTCGACGGGCGAACGGAGCGACCCAACGAGCGACGGTTCGGCCGAGTCGGCTCCGTCGTTCCACCGCATCAGTTCCGCCGCTCCCGAGCCGATGGGAGGCGAGGGGGGACCAGACACACCGTCGGGAAACGTGGTCGAACGCTCGGACGACGCGGATTCGACCGGGACTCGGACGCTCTATGCGACCCTCGACGAGTACGGGCTGTTGCGGATCGAATTCCCGGACGCCGATCCGGCCGGCAACGTGGGGGAGTCCGTGGAACTGCTGGCGGCGAACGCGGTCGCGGCGCTCGGTCGGGTCGAACGCGAGGCCGAACTCGCACAGCACCGGGAGACGCTCAGTGAACGGACGCGCAAACTCCAGCGGCTCCACGGGTTCAACGACCTGCTCCGTCGGATCAACGGCGCGCTCGTCGAGGCCGACACGCTCGAAGAGATCGCGACTGCCGTCTGCGACCCGCTCGTCGAGGCCGAGTCGGTCGCGTTCGCCTGGTTCGGGGAAACGTATCGGACCGGCGGACGCCCGCGACCGGTCGCGTGGGCAGGTGACGACCGAGGGTATCTCGACGAGCTTTCCGCGGCGACAGATTCGACCGAGTCCCCGGAAGGTGGGTCACTCGATGAACCGAGCCACAGCGCACTCGATTCGGGGGAGCGGGTGCACGTTCCGGACGTCTCCGACGGCCTCCGCAAGTCCCCGTGGCGCGAACGCGCCCTGGTCCGGGGGTTCGGTTCGGTCCTGAGCGTGCCCCTCGTCTACGACGACGTCGAGTACGGCGTCCTTTCGGTGTACGCCGACAGGCGGGGCGCGTTCGAGGGTGAGTTCGGTGAACTGCTCGGGGAACTCGGCGACACCGTCGCCGACGCGATCAACAGCATCGAGACGAGACGGTCGCTCCGGAGCGAGTCCGTCGTGGAACTCGACGTCCGAATCGACGGGTCCAACGCGGTCCTGCCGCGGATCGCGACCGCGCTCGGCGAACGGGTCCACGTCGAGGGGACGGTGCGGCAGTCCGATGACCGGTCCCTGGTCTACCTCGATACCGAGGCGGACCCGACCTCGCTGTCGGAGGCCGTCCACGCCGTCGAGTCAGTTCGCGTCCTCGACGGCGACTCGGCGGGTCGGGTCGAGGTAGTGATAGCGGGCGCGACCGTCGTCGATCGGTTGACGAAACACGGCGTCACCGTGGAGCGTCTGGTCGCCGATTCCGCGGGGTTCGACGCGACCGTGACGCTGTCACCCGCTGTCGACGTTCGAACGGTCCTCGAGAGTCTGGGCGATCGCTACGAATCGGTCGAACTACTGGCCCGCAGGGACCGCGAAATGGGAACCCGCGACGCGAGGGACCCGGGCGCGATGACGGGGGAACTCACGGACCGGCAGCGTGAGGCGGCGCGAACCGCCTACCTCAGCGGCTACTTCGAGTGGCCCCGCGCGAGCACGGGTGAGAACGTCGCAGCGGCGATGGGAATCACCCAACCCACGTTCAACAGACACCTCCGGACGGCCGAACGCAAGCTCTTTTCCTCGCTGTTCGAGACTCCCGGCGACGACGGGTGAGTTGTCTCCGGCGGTCGCGTTCGCTGGAGACTTTACTTCAGATCGGCCCGGACCAGCGTGTGCGTGCTCCCACGGTTTCTACATACGTAGTACCTGATTGATTGACATACCATACGAATCGAAACAACTGCAATGCCCCTGTGACCGCACTGTACAGATGGAGCCAATGACACCGGACTTGGTTGACGACCTCTGCTGGCACATCGTCACGACGGTCGCCGACGAACGCGACGTAGAACCCGAACAGATCGACGACAGACTGTACGACGTGATCGACGTCGAATCGCTGGCACACCTCGTCGATCAGGCGCGCAGTTCCGAGTCGATCGACCTATCCGTTTCATTTCGGATGGCCGGGTGTTTCGTCACGGTGACCGGCGAAGAGACCGTCCGGGCGACCGCTCCGAACTGACTCGCGACCAGGGAGACGTACCGGGAGGAAAGCGCCGGGGGACCGACATGGGGTGGGGAGAGGGGGCGGCGTCGGGGGACGCACGCCGGAAGCGGGGTCGAACGCCCGCGTCAGAGGCACCCACATCGGGGGATGGGGGGAAGGCATCACACTCGCCGGGCTTCGAACCCCGCGTTTCGCCACCGTTCGAGATCGAGGATGGCCCGCGTATCGACGACGTTCGGGTCCGCCATCAGTTCCCGAAGCCGATCGGGGTCGAGTTCGGCGAACTCGTCGTGATCGGTGGCGATCACGATAGCGTGCGCGTCCGTCGCAGCCTCCTCCACGTCCA from Halobellus litoreus encodes:
- a CDS encoding bacterio-opsin activator domain-containing protein; this encodes MTGDGASSEESTSVGSFLDRAITGFLLIDNSLTITAANDTSAGLLDIDGDPVGSDLATIDPIVGPELAEIVDDAAHGDTIVETEVTLDRGRTVEVRAVPTGGNTVSILVRDASDRVRMRWKLQRSNRILETLEDGVYTLDEAFVITSVNDAVTSMTGYDRDELVGSHASMLAGEQTLSMADELIEQLRGDGADVGMIESSIRTADGDSLPIETHFSSVEFPNGRQERVGVIRDVTDRKQNEHALRELNRSARLLLGAEETEAVYQTIVDVARSVWPAAAVVAYSLDRSASVLAPVAASIDDPEVGEPGTTVWEAFSTADSGGGAPASTGERSDPTSDGSAESAPSFHRISSAAPEPMGGEGGPDTPSGNVVERSDDADSTGTRTLYATLDEYGLLRIEFPDADPAGNVGESVELLAANAVAALGRVEREAELAQHRETLSERTRKLQRLHGFNDLLRRINGALVEADTLEEIATAVCDPLVEAESVAFAWFGETYRTGGRPRPVAWAGDDRGYLDELSAATDSTESPEGGSLDEPSHSALDSGERVHVPDVSDGLRKSPWRERALVRGFGSVLSVPLVYDDVEYGVLSVYADRRGAFEGEFGELLGELGDTVADAINSIETRRSLRSESVVELDVRIDGSNAVLPRIATALGERVHVEGTVRQSDDRSLVYLDTEADPTSLSEAVHAVESVRVLDGDSAGRVEVVIAGATVVDRLTKHGVTVERLVADSAGFDATVTLSPAVDVRTVLESLGDRYESVELLARRDREMGTRDARDPGAMTGELTDRQREAARTAYLSGYFEWPRASTGENVAAAMGITQPTFNRHLRTAERKLFSSLFETPGDDG
- a CDS encoding HalOD1 output domain-containing protein encodes the protein MTPDLVDDLCWHIVTTVADERDVEPEQIDDRLYDVIDVESLAHLVDQARSSESIDLSVSFRMAGCFVTVTGEETVRATAPN